One Pseudonocardia sediminis DNA window includes the following coding sequences:
- a CDS encoding chloride channel protein — translation MSTGDLADSTSTRPGPLTSARRWLVGTRPGLVGLALIIGVGAGLGAVVFRFLIFGITGLVTGRTDYSDAGRVPSTHFPELGIWFLLLAPVVGGLIYGPLVNRFAPEARGHGVPEVMFAVARNGGRIPARVAAVKALASALCIGTGGSVGREGPIVQIGSALGSSIGQWLRVPSNRLVLMVACGAAGGISATFNAPIAGVLFGLEIILRAFTAEAFGILVISSVTANVIARTIVGDDTILSLPHFALGSVSELPLYALLGLLAGLLGWVFARFLYLVEDACDAVWRGPEWLRPAVGGVLLGGLLLALPQMYGVGYPVLQEGISGGYALGFLLVLLIGKMVATSLTIGIGGSGGVFAPSLFVGGMAGTAFGIVADALFPALHLSPGAFGLVGMAAVFAGAAHAPITAVLIVFELTGDYAVILPLMAAVVLATGISHLVSHDTIYTLKLLRRGVDIDADSGTDRVLRTVTVGDLMTPAAPGPPAEPASSDPGAPVDVELRPESPVHDVLPELSARPGRTLPVRRQPDGPAVGYLSEHDVLEHLRRSSGP, via the coding sequence GTGAGCACCGGCGACCTCGCGGACTCGACCTCGACCCGACCCGGCCCTCTGACCTCGGCGCGTCGCTGGCTGGTCGGGACGCGGCCGGGGCTGGTCGGACTCGCCCTGATCATCGGGGTCGGAGCCGGGCTGGGCGCGGTCGTGTTCCGGTTCCTGATCTTCGGCATCACCGGGCTGGTGACCGGCCGGACCGACTACAGCGACGCCGGACGGGTGCCCAGCACCCACTTTCCCGAACTGGGGATCTGGTTCCTGCTCCTCGCGCCGGTCGTCGGCGGCCTGATCTACGGCCCGCTGGTCAACCGCTTCGCACCCGAGGCCCGCGGGCACGGTGTCCCCGAGGTGATGTTCGCCGTCGCCCGCAACGGCGGCCGGATCCCGGCCCGTGTCGCCGCGGTCAAGGCGCTCGCCTCGGCCCTGTGCATCGGTACCGGCGGCTCGGTCGGCCGGGAGGGGCCGATCGTGCAGATCGGGTCCGCGCTCGGGTCCTCGATCGGGCAGTGGCTGCGGGTGCCCTCGAACCGGCTGGTGCTGATGGTCGCCTGCGGCGCCGCCGGCGGTATCTCGGCCACCTTCAACGCCCCGATCGCCGGGGTGCTGTTCGGCCTGGAGATCATCCTGCGCGCTTTCACCGCGGAGGCGTTCGGCATCTTGGTGATCTCCTCGGTGACCGCGAACGTGATCGCCCGGACGATCGTCGGCGACGACACCATCCTGTCGCTGCCGCACTTCGCCCTGGGCTCGGTGTCCGAGCTGCCCCTCTACGCCCTGCTCGGCCTGCTCGCCGGGCTGCTCGGCTGGGTGTTCGCGCGCTTCCTGTACCTCGTCGAGGACGCCTGCGACGCGGTGTGGCGCGGTCCTGAATGGCTGCGCCCGGCCGTGGGCGGGGTTCTCCTCGGGGGGTTGCTCCTCGCGCTGCCCCAGATGTACGGCGTCGGCTACCCGGTGCTCCAGGAGGGGATCTCCGGCGGGTACGCGCTCGGATTCCTCCTGGTCCTGCTTATCGGCAAGATGGTCGCGACGAGCCTGACCATCGGTATCGGTGGATCCGGCGGCGTGTTCGCCCCCTCGCTGTTCGTCGGCGGGATGGCCGGAACGGCCTTCGGGATCGTCGCGGACGCGCTGTTCCCCGCCCTGCATCTGTCTCCCGGCGCGTTCGGCCTGGTCGGCATGGCCGCCGTGTTCGCCGGCGCCGCCCACGCGCCGATCACCGCGGTCCTGATCGTGTTCGAGCTGACCGGCGACTACGCGGTCATCCTGCCGCTGATGGCCGCCGTCGTGCTGGCCACCGGAATCAGCCACCTGGTGTCGCACGACACCATCTACACGCTCAAGCTCCTGCGCCGGGGTGTGGACATCGATGCCGACTCCGGTACCGACCGCGTCCTGCGAACGGTGACCGTCGGAGATCTGATGACGCCGGCCGCGCCCGGACCACCGGCGGAGCCGGCCTCCTCCGATCCCGGCGCGCCGGTGGACGTGGAGCTGCGTCCGGAGAGTCCGGTCCACGACGTCCTCCCGGAGCTGTCCGCACGACCGGGACGGACACTGCCGGTCCGCAGGCAGCCGGACGGTCCGGCCGTCGGGTACCTGAGCGAGCACGACGTCCTGGAGCACCTCCGCCGTAGCTCGGGCCCGTGA
- a CDS encoding aldo/keto reductase, with amino-acid sequence MAIPALTLNNGVQIPALGFGVFQAAPEETVSAVETALASGYRHIDTAAAYGNEREVGEAIRRSGLGRSEVFVETKIWISDYGYDETLHSFDKSAGKLGVDQIDLLILHQALPGEFGRTIGAYHALEKLLADGKVRSIGVSNFMPDHLAALMEETSVVPAINQIEVHPYFRQTELLDADAGYGIVSQAWSPIGGITFYRDGSHGSTLQDPVIVGIAQAHGKSPAQVMLRWHLQQGRQVIPKSVTPSRIAENIDVFGFELTAEELSAIDGLDTGVRGGPAPEAVTLESFGREIPEA; translated from the coding sequence ATGGCAATCCCAGCTCTGACCTTGAACAACGGTGTGCAGATCCCGGCCCTGGGCTTCGGGGTCTTCCAGGCGGCTCCCGAGGAGACGGTCTCGGCCGTCGAGACGGCGCTCGCGTCGGGCTACCGCCACATCGACACCGCCGCGGCCTACGGCAACGAGCGTGAGGTCGGGGAGGCGATCCGTCGTTCCGGTCTCGGGCGGTCCGAGGTGTTCGTCGAGACCAAGATCTGGATCAGCGACTACGGCTACGACGAGACGCTGCACTCCTTCGACAAGAGCGCCGGCAAGCTCGGTGTGGACCAGATCGACCTGCTGATCCTTCACCAGGCCCTCCCGGGCGAGTTCGGCCGCACGATCGGCGCGTACCACGCCCTGGAGAAGCTCCTGGCCGACGGCAAGGTCCGGTCGATCGGTGTCAGCAACTTCATGCCCGACCATCTGGCCGCGCTGATGGAGGAGACCTCGGTCGTGCCGGCGATCAACCAGATCGAGGTGCACCCCTACTTCCGCCAGACCGAGCTGCTCGACGCCGACGCCGGGTACGGGATCGTCTCCCAGGCCTGGTCACCGATCGGCGGGATCACGTTCTACCGCGACGGCTCGCACGGCAGCACGCTGCAGGACCCCGTCATCGTCGGGATCGCGCAGGCGCACGGGAAGTCTCCGGCGCAGGTGATGCTGCGCTGGCACCTGCAGCAGGGCCGCCAGGTCATCCCCAAGTCGGTCACGCCGTCGCGGATCGCCGAGAACATCGACGTGTTCGGCTTCGAGCTCACCGCCGAGGAGCTGTCGGCGATCGACGGGCTCGACACCGGTGTGCGGGGCGGCCCGGCGCCGGAGGCCGTCACGCTCGAGTCGTTCGGCCGCGAGATCCCCGAG
- a CDS encoding YrhK family protein, with amino-acid sequence MTDAASPITITIGHDELIIRRRYEALSIVNDILIAIWFTIGSILFFSDATTYAGTWLFLAGSIELLIRPVIRLTRQVHLRRMPGGSGTTHETGHDF; translated from the coding sequence ATGACCGACGCGGCCTCGCCGATCACCATCACCATCGGCCACGACGAGCTGATCATCCGCCGGCGCTACGAGGCGCTGAGCATCGTGAACGACATCCTGATCGCGATCTGGTTCACGATCGGCAGCATCCTGTTCTTCTCCGACGCGACCACCTACGCCGGCACGTGGCTCTTCCTCGCGGGGAGCATCGAGCTCCTGATCCGGCCGGTCATCCGGCTGACCCGCCAGGTCCACCTGCGCCGGATGCCGGGGGGCTCCGGCACCACGCACGAGACCGGCCACGACTTCTGA
- a CDS encoding FAD-dependent monooxygenase, with product MSGIEVLVAGASIAGPALAHWLHRRGAEVTVVERAPGLRPGGQAVDARGVAREVIRRMGLDAQVRAARTDTVGAYTVDADGNVLETFRADDHGGDGYVSEIEILRGDLSRVLHDDTRDGVEYVFGDRIAELTQDSDGVDVVFAGGDRRRFDLVVGADGLHSALRATVFGPHERFVRHLGMVLAFYTVPNEFGVDRWMVDHQDSGRSAGLRPLPDGDRAMAMLSFGAEDLDVDHRDVEAQKRLLCERMAGFGWMTPRILEHVDDTPDFYLDQVAQVVMDRWSDGRVALLGDAAFSSSPMSGGGTGLALVGAYLLAGELAAAGWDPEIGFARYEERMRPFVEANQEIGRMHVQSRDVPEEGGEPPPEPDMDALMALVERAVNGVELPDYAGVPDSGPSVGRPVTSPARP from the coding sequence GTGAGCGGTATCGAGGTCCTGGTGGCGGGGGCGAGCATCGCGGGACCCGCGCTGGCCCACTGGCTGCACCGGCGGGGTGCCGAGGTGACCGTCGTCGAGCGGGCACCCGGGCTGCGTCCCGGCGGGCAGGCGGTGGACGCGCGCGGGGTGGCCAGGGAGGTCATCCGGCGGATGGGGCTGGACGCGCAGGTGCGCGCGGCCCGCACCGACACCGTCGGCGCCTACACCGTGGACGCGGACGGGAACGTGCTGGAGACGTTCCGTGCCGACGACCACGGCGGCGACGGGTACGTCTCGGAGATCGAGATCCTGCGCGGGGACCTGTCCCGGGTGCTCCACGACGACACCCGCGACGGCGTCGAGTACGTCTTCGGGGACCGGATCGCCGAGCTCACCCAGGACTCCGACGGGGTCGACGTGGTCTTCGCGGGCGGCGACCGGCGGCGCTTCGACCTGGTGGTCGGGGCGGACGGGCTGCACTCGGCGTTGCGGGCGACGGTCTTCGGGCCGCACGAGCGTTTCGTCCGCCACCTCGGCATGGTGCTGGCCTTCTACACCGTGCCCAACGAGTTCGGGGTGGACCGCTGGATGGTCGACCACCAGGACTCCGGGCGCTCCGCCGGCCTGCGGCCGCTCCCGGACGGCGACCGGGCGATGGCCATGCTCTCGTTCGGCGCCGAGGACCTCGACGTCGACCACCGCGACGTCGAGGCCCAGAAGCGGCTGCTGTGCGAGCGCATGGCCGGCTTCGGCTGGATGACCCCGCGCATCCTCGAGCACGTCGACGACACCCCGGACTTCTACCTCGACCAGGTCGCCCAGGTGGTCATGGACCGCTGGTCGGACGGTCGCGTGGCGCTGCTCGGTGACGCGGCGTTCAGCTCGTCGCCGATGTCCGGCGGGGGCACCGGGCTTGCCCTGGTCGGTGCCTACCTGCTGGCCGGGGAGCTGGCCGCCGCCGGCTGGGACCCGGAGATCGGGTTCGCGCGCTACGAGGAGCGCATGCGCCCGTTCGTCGAGGCCAACCAGGAGATCGGCCGGATGCACGTGCAGAGCCGTGACGTCCCCGAGGAGGGCGGGGAGCCGCCACCGGAGCCCGACATGGATGCGCTCATGGCGCTGGTCGAGCGCGCGGTCAACGGCGTCGAGCTGCCCGACTACGCCGGCGTGCCGGACTCCGGTCCGTCGGTCGGTCGGCCGGTCACCTCCCCGGCGAGGCCGTAG
- a CDS encoding SDR family oxidoreductase has translation MTDPNPPAQQQGSPGRTGDLDPAPRDEMRDYIGRGLLDGTVALVTGGDSGIGRAVCVAFAKEGADVALSYLSEDDDADHTAALVRAQGRRCVTIAGDLGDAAHCDEVVSRTVAELGRLDTVVNNIATQEPYDRPEQITDEKWLRTFEVNVHSYFRVTRAALAHLPAGGSIINTGSVNGLRGNKNLIDYSATKGAVQSLTYALAQSLMDREIRVNCVAPGPVWTPLIPATFPAEKVESFGAQTPMGRAAHPDEIAPSFVFFAAPSMSSYYTGEVLAPVGGETMPG, from the coding sequence ATGACCGACCCGAACCCGCCCGCACAGCAGCAGGGCTCTCCCGGACGGACCGGCGACCTCGACCCTGCGCCGCGTGACGAGATGCGCGACTACATCGGCCGTGGCCTGCTCGACGGCACGGTCGCGCTGGTGACCGGCGGTGACTCCGGCATCGGCCGGGCGGTGTGCGTGGCCTTCGCCAAGGAGGGCGCGGACGTCGCGCTGTCCTACCTGTCCGAGGACGACGACGCCGACCACACCGCCGCGCTGGTGCGTGCGCAGGGGCGCCGCTGCGTGACGATCGCCGGCGACCTCGGCGACGCCGCGCACTGCGACGAGGTGGTCTCGCGCACGGTGGCCGAGCTGGGCCGGCTCGACACGGTCGTGAACAACATCGCGACCCAGGAGCCCTACGACCGGCCGGAGCAGATCACCGACGAGAAGTGGCTGCGGACGTTCGAGGTGAACGTGCACAGCTACTTCCGCGTGACGCGCGCGGCGCTGGCGCATCTCCCGGCGGGCGGCTCGATCATCAACACCGGCTCGGTGAACGGGCTGCGCGGCAACAAGAACCTGATCGACTACTCCGCGACGAAGGGCGCGGTGCAGTCGTTGACCTACGCCCTGGCGCAGTCGCTGATGGACCGGGAGATCCGGGTGAACTGCGTGGCTCCCGGACCGGTGTGGACGCCCCTGATCCCGGCGACGTTCCCGGCGGAGAAGGTGGAGTCCTTCGGCGCACAGACCCCGATGGGCCGTGCCGCGCACCCGGACGAGATCGCCCCGTCGTTCGTGTTCTTCGCCGCGCCGTCGATGTCGTCGTACTACACCGGCGAGGTCCTCGCGCCGGTCGGTGGCGAGACGATGCCCGGCTGA
- a CDS encoding alkaline shock response membrane anchor protein AmaP: MASPNRPARLNRTLLILLGLLLLLAGGFGLAFGTGLLGGVLPGLDPSAPLLPDRISPPTWAAYATIVVAVIVGLLCLRWLLAQTRRRPKTGTWTLGDRGDSSPTGVTTLDSDHAADALAADIEGYEHVSKAAAALVGDHRHPVVHLEVTAETTADLAVLRDRITSHALVRLRAALDSDGADVDMILRLTGPDSGRARLS; the protein is encoded by the coding sequence ATGGCCAGTCCGAACCGGCCGGCCCGGCTCAACAGGACCCTGTTGATCCTTCTCGGCCTCCTGCTCCTGCTCGCCGGAGGATTCGGCCTGGCGTTCGGCACCGGACTGCTGGGTGGAGTCCTCCCCGGACTCGACCCCTCGGCGCCGCTGCTGCCGGACCGGATCAGTCCGCCCACCTGGGCGGCCTACGCGACCATCGTCGTCGCCGTGATCGTCGGACTGCTGTGCCTGCGATGGTTGCTGGCCCAGACCCGGCGCCGCCCCAAGACCGGCACCTGGACGCTCGGCGACCGCGGCGACAGCTCGCCGACGGGGGTCACGACGCTCGACTCCGACCACGCCGCGGACGCGCTGGCCGCCGACATCGAGGGCTACGAGCACGTCAGCAAAGCCGCCGCAGCTCTCGTCGGAGACCACCGCCACCCCGTCGTGCACCTCGAGGTCACCGCCGAGACCACCGCCGATCTCGCCGTCCTGCGCGACCGGATCACCTCCCACGCCCTCGTCCGACTCCGCGCGGCGCTCGACAGCGACGGAGCGGACGTCGACATGATCCTGCGTCTGACCGGTCCCGACAGCGGACGTGCCCGCCTCTCCTGA
- a CDS encoding GAF and ANTAR domain-containing protein, whose protein sequence is MRPDKSDELVIALRNAGRDLVARRSISDLEQTLAEIVTSAVDTVPGADAGGISMTENGHVTSRVPTDEGVNKLDQLQSELHEGPCITAVEDPPDDGVVLARDLAEPPDSDRWPRFALRAADTGYRALMSTQLTTDGPLRAALNLYSRTPGAFDDAARTVAGLFGVQAALLLYGATNSSQLSQALATRDVIGQAKGILMERFGIDDERAFQMLVRSSQDTNLKLVDVARWLTTSEKGRPRA, encoded by the coding sequence GTGCGCCCCGACAAGAGCGACGAACTCGTCATCGCCCTGCGCAACGCCGGACGCGACCTGGTCGCCCGGCGCAGCATCTCCGACCTCGAGCAGACCCTCGCCGAGATCGTCACCTCCGCCGTCGACACCGTTCCCGGGGCCGACGCCGGGGGGATCTCCATGACCGAGAACGGTCACGTCACCTCCCGGGTCCCCACCGACGAGGGCGTCAACAAGCTCGACCAGCTGCAGTCCGAGCTCCACGAGGGACCCTGCATCACCGCGGTCGAGGACCCGCCCGACGACGGCGTGGTCCTGGCCCGGGACCTCGCCGAACCGCCCGACTCCGACCGGTGGCCCCGCTTCGCCCTCCGAGCCGCCGACACCGGTTACCGGGCCCTCATGTCGACCCAGCTCACGACCGACGGCCCCCTGCGCGCGGCGCTGAACCTCTACTCCCGCACCCCGGGCGCCTTCGACGACGCCGCCCGCACCGTCGCCGGTCTCTTCGGCGTCCAGGCGGCCCTGCTGCTCTACGGCGCCACCAACTCCTCCCAGCTCAGCCAGGCGCTGGCCACCCGCGACGTCATCGGCCAGGCCAAGGGCATCCTCATGGAGCGGTTCGGCATCGACGACGAACGCGCTTTCCAGATGCTGGTGCGCTCTTCTCAGGACACCAACCTCAAGCTCGTCGACGTCGCCCGATGGCTCACCACGAGCGAGAAGGGCCGACCTCGCGCGTGA
- a CDS encoding Asp23/Gls24 family envelope stress response protein, which produces MSSPNVPAARPGTSGPGRHRADTAPDDRGSLSIADTAVEKISAAVLDEIDEIGGAARRVLGLPMGSDHAEQRPRVTATVSGGSVSLDARVSVSYPAPVAATADRARRHLAVRVAASTGMQVTHVDITVTALTTPARPTHRRELA; this is translated from the coding sequence ATGAGCAGCCCGAACGTCCCGGCAGCCCGGCCGGGCACGAGCGGCCCCGGTCGTCACCGGGCCGACACGGCCCCCGATGACCGTGGATCACTCTCGATCGCCGACACCGCCGTGGAGAAGATCAGCGCCGCCGTGCTCGACGAGATCGACGAGATCGGCGGCGCCGCCCGCCGCGTGCTCGGCCTCCCGATGGGGTCCGACCATGCCGAGCAGCGCCCGCGGGTGACCGCGACCGTGTCCGGCGGGTCGGTGTCCCTCGACGCCCGGGTGAGCGTGAGCTATCCGGCCCCCGTCGCCGCGACGGCCGACCGTGCACGGCGTCACCTGGCCGTGCGTGTGGCCGCGTCGACCGGCATGCAGGTGACCCACGTCGACATCACCGTCACCGCCCTGACCACACCGGCACGACCCACCCACCGCAGGGAACTCGCATGA
- a CDS encoding DUF6286 domain-containing protein, translating to MIRRPRRTLAASLVAVVLLAVCVLVAVSCVQNLLGRTPLLPFSAMAQAGAQLTGDGVAVLAAAAVVALVGLLLLVVAIRPGNPTVIPLTDSGTGIETGISRRSLDRALTDSATTVDGVTRAGVRTRGRTTAVTAHVAFGDPADKKTQVRAALDEQLARIGPARPQRLRVRVTTDKET from the coding sequence ATGATCCGCCGTCCCCGTCGCACCCTCGCCGCATCCCTGGTCGCCGTCGTACTGCTCGCAGTCTGCGTGCTCGTGGCCGTGTCGTGTGTGCAGAACCTGCTCGGCCGGACGCCACTCCTGCCCTTCTCGGCCATGGCACAGGCCGGTGCGCAGCTCACCGGCGACGGCGTCGCCGTCCTGGCCGCCGCTGCGGTGGTCGCACTCGTCGGCCTGCTCCTCCTCGTCGTCGCGATACGACCGGGCAACCCCACCGTCATCCCCCTCACCGACTCCGGCACCGGGATCGAGACCGGCATCTCCCGGCGCAGCCTCGACCGGGCACTGACCGACTCCGCCACCACCGTCGACGGAGTCACCCGCGCCGGCGTGCGCACCCGTGGCCGCACGACCGCCGTCACCGCACACGTCGCCTTCGGTGACCCCGCCGACAAGAAGACGCAGGTCCGCGCCGCACTGGACGAACAGCTCGCCCGGATCGGGCCCGCCCGGCCCCAGCGCCTGCGGGTCCGTGTCACGACCGACAAGGAGACATGA
- a CDS encoding SigB/SigF/SigG family RNA polymerase sigma factor has translation MTTTEFTNSTTPARSRDGRDGYDDLEPDLRRHAESTVGDPGREERRDRLIREFLPLVHNLSRRYATGGHSSEDLEQAGVVGLIKAIDRYDPDAATRGALAYLVPSVRGAMMRYLRDHTWAMRVPRDLKELSVRVRRATDVLTHRLGRAPRPSELAEETGVRVEEVVDTLAAMESYQASSLDAPTAEGEPGIGERLGSEDTDLEVVEQRGTLRRLINELPERERTILLLRFYSEQTQTRIAEQVGVSQMHVSRLLSRTLEQLRTQMAAVEPDDGAGNPPSATFVPASPGQAITTR, from the coding sequence ATGACGACGACAGAGTTCACGAATTCCACGACACCGGCCCGGAGCCGTGACGGCCGTGACGGTTACGACGACCTCGAGCCCGACCTGCGCCGGCACGCCGAGAGCACGGTGGGCGACCCCGGCCGGGAGGAGCGGCGCGACCGTCTGATCCGTGAGTTCCTCCCGCTCGTGCACAACCTGTCCCGGCGCTACGCCACAGGGGGACACTCGTCCGAGGACCTCGAGCAGGCCGGCGTCGTCGGACTGATCAAGGCCATCGACCGATACGACCCGGACGCCGCGACCCGGGGCGCGCTCGCCTACCTCGTCCCGAGCGTGCGGGGCGCGATGATGCGCTACCTGCGCGACCACACCTGGGCGATGCGGGTGCCGCGCGACCTCAAGGAGCTCAGCGTCCGGGTCCGGCGGGCCACCGACGTGCTGACGCACCGGCTGGGTCGTGCTCCGCGGCCGAGCGAGCTCGCGGAGGAGACCGGGGTGCGCGTGGAGGAGGTCGTCGACACCCTCGCCGCCATGGAGTCCTACCAGGCCTCCTCGCTGGATGCGCCGACCGCCGAGGGTGAGCCCGGCATCGGGGAGCGGCTCGGCAGCGAGGACACCGACCTGGAGGTCGTCGAGCAGCGCGGGACGCTGCGCCGGCTGATCAACGAACTGCCCGAGCGCGAACGGACCATCCTGCTGCTGCGCTTCTACAGCGAGCAGACGCAGACCCGGATCGCCGAGCAGGTCGGGGTGTCGCAGATGCATGTGTCCCGCCTGCTGAGCCGGACCCTGGAGCAGCTGCGGACGCAGATGGCGGCCGTCGAGCCGGACGACGGGGCCGGGAACCCGCCGTCGGCGACGTTTGTCCCGGCGAGCCCCGGGCAGGCGATCACGACCCGGTGA
- a CDS encoding MarR family winged helix-turn-helix transcriptional regulator produces MQRDAEPFPGSPHSVADEVRHTEDELVDVVMTASRALLAVAARSLAAVDEDVTLPQYRALVVLAQRGAQRPADLAAALTVTPSTATRMCDRLVGKDLVVRDRSHDDRREVTVSLSTAGQDLVRDVTVRRRAELRTLLAAMPEERRTDVVEGLRSFSEAAGEPSEPDWAIGGARP; encoded by the coding sequence ATGCAACGAGATGCGGAGCCGTTCCCGGGCTCGCCCCACTCTGTCGCGGACGAGGTCCGGCACACCGAGGACGAGCTCGTCGACGTGGTGATGACGGCGAGCCGGGCACTGCTGGCCGTGGCCGCACGGTCGCTGGCCGCGGTCGACGAGGACGTGACCCTCCCGCAGTACCGGGCACTGGTGGTCCTGGCCCAGCGCGGCGCCCAGCGACCGGCCGACCTCGCCGCCGCTCTGACGGTGACACCGTCCACCGCGACGAGGATGTGCGACCGGTTGGTGGGCAAGGATCTCGTCGTGCGCGATCGCTCGCACGACGACCGGCGCGAGGTGACGGTCTCGCTGTCGACGGCGGGACAGGACCTCGTGCGGGACGTCACCGTCCGGCGCCGGGCCGAGCTCCGGACGTTGCTCGCCGCCATGCCCGAGGAGCGCCGCACCGACGTCGTGGAGGGCCTGCGGTCCTTCTCCGAGGCCGCGGGCGAACCCTCGGAGCCGGACTGGGCGATCGGCGGTGCCCGCCCGTGA